One window from the genome of Hyalangium gracile encodes:
- a CDS encoding MBL fold metallo-hydrolase: protein MLKARLLALSALSALCLSLTLSACDDDDDTTPPPEPPISGDAIPTAQGDLIIHPINHATFAMAWGGKIIYVDPVGGAAPFEGLPRPDVIFVTDIHGDHLNADTLTAVAQTQTVIIAPQAVKDMLPAALQGATQVLANGATTTVANIGVEAIPMYNITPERLQYHVKGRGNGYVLTFGGKRVYIAGDTEDIPEMRQLRDIEVAFVPMNLPFTMTVTQAADAVREFKPKIVYPYHSRGSDLNEFTRLVGTDVGVEVRVGNWYPPAQP, encoded by the coding sequence ATGCTCAAGGCTCGACTCCTCGCGCTCTCCGCACTCTCCGCGCTCTGTCTCTCCCTCACTCTCTCGGCGTGCGACGACGATGATGACACCACGCCCCCTCCCGAACCGCCCATCTCGGGAGACGCCATCCCCACCGCCCAGGGCGACCTGATCATCCATCCGATCAATCACGCCACCTTCGCCATGGCCTGGGGCGGGAAGATCATCTACGTCGACCCCGTCGGCGGCGCCGCGCCCTTCGAGGGGCTCCCGCGACCGGATGTGATCTTCGTCACCGACATTCACGGCGATCACCTGAACGCGGACACCCTGACCGCCGTCGCCCAGACGCAGACGGTGATCATCGCGCCCCAGGCCGTCAAAGACATGCTGCCCGCGGCGCTCCAGGGGGCGACGCAGGTCCTCGCCAACGGAGCGACGACGACCGTGGCGAACATCGGCGTCGAGGCGATCCCGATGTACAACATCACGCCCGAGCGCCTTCAGTACCACGTGAAGGGCCGTGGCAATGGCTACGTGCTGACCTTCGGGGGCAAGCGCGTCTACATCGCGGGGGACACGGAAGACATCCCCGAGATGCGGCAGCTGCGCGACATCGAGGTCGCCTTCGTCCCGATGAACCTGCCCTTCACCATGACGGTGACGCAGGCGGCGGACGCGGTGCGCGAGTTCAAGCCGAAGATCGTCTACCCCTACCACTCACGCGGCAGCGACCTGAACGAGTTCACCCGGCTCGTCGGCACGGATGTGGGCGTCGAAGTGCGCGTGGGGAACTGGTACCCACCGGCCCAGCCCTGA
- a CDS encoding anti-sigma factor family protein, producing MYTCKDSINLLLDYLDGELSPEDAQHLKEHLQGCAPCVDFLRTYRATPGLCKKALAHRMPQEMSSKLTEFLRSKIKSAS from the coding sequence ATGTATACCTGCAAAGACTCAATCAACCTCCTGCTGGACTACCTCGACGGCGAACTGTCGCCGGAGGATGCGCAACATCTGAAGGAGCACCTTCAGGGTTGCGCGCCTTGCGTGGACTTCCTGCGCACGTACCGGGCCACGCCGGGCCTGTGCAAGAAGGCGCTGGCGCACCGGATGCCTCAGGAGATGTCCTCCAAGCTGACCGAGTTCCTCCGGTCGAAGATCAAGTCCGCGTCGTGA
- a CDS encoding serine/threonine-protein kinase, whose translation MHCLDEATFMELLLGGLPPARAAEVDAHLDSCPACRRMMAQALDAQASSQLKDAATATTVPSPSRATGTEDTPLARGTTVGRYLVLERLGVGGMGMVYSAYDPELNRQVALKLLRTGALGLDAEDGRAHLLREAQAMARVSHPNVVPVYDVGTYGEQVFLTMELVEARTLRLWLRDAPRSWREVRDAFVQAGRGLAAAHAVGIVHGDIKPENLLVGQDGRVRVTDFGLARTTMPGKPGEELPQVAGGTPAYMAPEQLADQRHADGRSDQFSFCAALFEGLYGERPFNGSTVTELAQEMRAGRVRPVPRGTPVPGWLHRVVLQGLDADPARRHASIEALLSALLEDPAVRRRLWVRGGIGLTVLLGAVGVTHALNVRQARACADAAGRALAGVWDAPRQQAVEAAFLGTGRPFATAAWAQVRRSLDAYTSAWVTTRTATCEATRTGGEQPEELLAGRMRCLDGRLAEMAALTQVLSQADADVMGRALRAVESLPSPASCVGAAAPPESGGAQVDGLRAELVRARALGAAGRYKEGLALAQPVADKARQAGDPAAMAESLLVLAELLEQAGDYRSAEKTLFDALASAEASRNDDVAARGWTLAVRLSGERLEQFALATRWRERAEAAITRLGGDPVLRARLHGNVGRVLFAQGRYGEAAEQHAQALVLLERTLGLESLELADVLLELSQARAAQRHGAEALDLAERALALRQRALGPDHPDTGMALADLAEVRSYRNEYMEAEQRSTQALEVLERALGPEHPGLVSALNTLAMARLSLQQKPETVLPLLERALRIMESSGSPEISDTAVLVNNIGTTLGRAGRWAEAERHLTDALARMERQLGPEHPTLVVVLFGLASVQRQLGRPTEALPHLERAAAIQNAQPEDVRGMWVQSMMELGRLYLELQRPKDAVVPLTQLVDGRPNFRVSPLAGAAARFFLADALWKSGGDKQKAVQLAKEVHSMVNPRNPTAIRLLKDVDAWLAQHAK comes from the coding sequence ATGCACTGCCTGGACGAAGCCACCTTCATGGAGCTGTTGCTCGGCGGCTTGCCACCGGCTCGCGCCGCCGAGGTGGACGCGCACCTCGACTCCTGCCCCGCGTGTCGGCGCATGATGGCGCAGGCGCTCGATGCGCAGGCCTCCTCGCAGCTCAAGGATGCCGCGACCGCCACCACCGTGCCTTCCCCCTCTCGAGCCACGGGCACCGAAGACACGCCCCTGGCGCGCGGCACCACGGTGGGACGCTACCTCGTGCTGGAGCGGCTCGGCGTGGGAGGGATGGGCATGGTGTACTCCGCCTATGATCCCGAGCTGAACCGCCAGGTGGCGCTCAAGCTGCTGCGCACCGGAGCGCTGGGACTGGACGCCGAGGACGGCCGCGCCCACCTGCTGCGCGAGGCCCAGGCCATGGCCCGCGTCTCCCACCCGAATGTGGTGCCTGTCTACGACGTGGGCACCTATGGCGAGCAGGTCTTCCTCACCATGGAGCTGGTGGAGGCGCGGACGCTGCGCCTGTGGCTGCGCGATGCGCCTCGTTCCTGGCGCGAGGTGCGTGACGCCTTCGTGCAGGCGGGCAGGGGGCTGGCCGCCGCGCACGCGGTGGGCATCGTCCACGGAGACATCAAGCCGGAGAACCTGCTGGTGGGCCAGGACGGGCGCGTGCGCGTGACGGACTTCGGTCTGGCCCGCACCACCATGCCCGGAAAGCCGGGAGAGGAGCTGCCCCAGGTGGCGGGAGGCACGCCGGCCTACATGGCGCCCGAGCAGCTCGCGGACCAGCGGCACGCGGACGGGCGCAGCGACCAGTTCAGCTTCTGCGCCGCCCTGTTCGAGGGGCTCTACGGAGAGCGTCCCTTCAACGGCTCCACCGTCACGGAGCTGGCCCAGGAGATGCGCGCGGGACGGGTGCGGCCTGTCCCTCGCGGCACCCCCGTGCCGGGGTGGCTGCACCGCGTGGTGCTGCAAGGACTGGACGCGGATCCCGCTCGGCGCCATGCCTCGATCGAGGCGCTGCTGTCCGCGCTGCTGGAGGATCCAGCGGTGCGGCGGCGGCTGTGGGTGAGAGGAGGGATCGGCCTGACGGTGCTGCTGGGCGCGGTGGGCGTCACGCACGCCCTCAATGTCCGCCAGGCCCGCGCCTGCGCGGATGCCGCCGGACGCGCGCTGGCCGGTGTCTGGGATGCGCCCCGGCAGCAGGCGGTGGAGGCGGCCTTCCTCGGCACGGGCCGGCCCTTCGCCACCGCCGCGTGGGCCCAGGTGCGGCGCTCGCTGGATGCGTACACCTCCGCATGGGTGACGACGCGGACCGCCACCTGCGAGGCGACACGGACTGGCGGAGAGCAGCCGGAGGAGCTGCTGGCGGGGCGGATGCGCTGCCTGGACGGGCGCCTGGCGGAGATGGCGGCGCTCACGCAGGTGCTGTCCCAGGCGGACGCGGACGTGATGGGGCGGGCCCTGCGCGCGGTGGAGTCCCTGCCTTCACCGGCCAGCTGCGTGGGCGCGGCGGCGCCACCGGAGAGCGGAGGTGCCCAGGTGGATGGGCTGCGCGCCGAGCTGGTCCGCGCTCGGGCCCTGGGCGCGGCGGGTCGTTATAAGGAGGGACTGGCCCTGGCCCAGCCCGTGGCGGACAAGGCGCGTCAGGCGGGCGATCCGGCGGCGATGGCCGAGTCGCTGCTCGTGCTGGCCGAGCTGCTCGAGCAGGCCGGGGACTACCGGAGCGCGGAGAAGACCCTCTTCGACGCGCTCGCGTCCGCCGAGGCCAGCCGCAACGATGATGTGGCCGCGCGCGGGTGGACGCTGGCGGTGCGCCTCTCGGGCGAGCGGCTCGAGCAGTTCGCCCTGGCCACCCGCTGGCGCGAGCGAGCGGAGGCGGCCATCACCCGGCTGGGAGGAGACCCCGTGCTGCGCGCGCGGCTCCACGGCAACGTGGGGCGGGTCCTCTTTGCCCAGGGCCGCTACGGCGAGGCGGCTGAGCAGCACGCGCAGGCCCTGGTGCTGCTGGAGCGCACCCTGGGCCTGGAGAGCCTGGAGCTCGCGGACGTCCTGCTCGAGCTGAGCCAGGCCCGTGCGGCGCAGCGCCACGGCGCGGAGGCGCTCGATCTGGCCGAGCGGGCCCTGGCGTTGCGCCAGCGAGCCCTGGGGCCGGATCACCCGGACACCGGCATGGCCCTGGCGGATCTCGCCGAGGTGCGCTCCTACCGGAACGAGTACATGGAGGCGGAGCAGCGCTCCACGCAGGCCCTGGAGGTGCTGGAGCGGGCGCTCGGGCCAGAGCACCCGGGGCTCGTCTCCGCGCTCAACACGCTGGCCATGGCGCGCCTGTCCCTGCAGCAGAAGCCGGAGACGGTGCTGCCCCTGCTGGAGCGGGCGCTGCGCATCATGGAGTCCAGCGGGAGCCCGGAGATCTCCGACACGGCGGTGCTCGTCAACAACATCGGCACCACGCTGGGCAGGGCGGGGCGCTGGGCGGAGGCGGAGCGACACCTCACCGACGCGCTGGCGCGCATGGAGCGCCAGCTGGGCCCGGAGCACCCCACGCTCGTCGTGGTCCTCTTCGGGCTGGCCTCCGTGCAGCGGCAGCTGGGCCGCCCCACCGAGGCCCTGCCGCACCTGGAGCGGGCCGCCGCCATCCAGAATGCCCAGCCGGAGGATGTCCGCGGCATGTGGGTACAGTCCATGATGGAGCTGGGCAGGCTGTACCTGGAGCTCCAGCGGCCCAAGGACGCCGTGGTGCCGCTCACCCAGCTGGTCGACGGCCGGCCGAACTTCCGGGTGTCGCCCCTGGCGGGAGCCGCCGCGCGCTTCTTCCTGGCCGATGCCCTGTGGAAGTCCGGAGGGGACAAGCAGAAGGCGGTGCAACTCGCCAAGGAGGTGCACAGCATGGTGAACCCCCGGAACCCTACCGCCATCCGCCTCTTGAAGGACGTGGACGCGTGGCTCGCCCAGCACGCGAAGTGA
- a CDS encoding sigma-70 family RNA polymerase sigma factor, producing MPQELAHAFLSAREGDAGPEQLPELEARLARALEMARAAWPGVELDGPRFAAHLGRHLSPDSSPEALEQLHLGDLYLACACTEGVPSALTAFESRFLPEVGVAVARLRLPAATVDDVRQQLRQKMLVSTPDMPAKLATYAGTGTLSGWVRAAALWLALDMQRRQSGESQSDDSALPLLVEPGDDPELAYLKTTYRAEFNAAFAQALTALAPRQRNVLRLKYLDGLRIEQLGALYGVHRATAARWVVSAQEALLEETRRLLTERLRLTHTQLDSVLRLISSQLDVNLSRLLRSRLD from the coding sequence ATGCCGCAGGAACTCGCACATGCCTTCCTCTCCGCTCGTGAGGGAGACGCAGGTCCGGAGCAGCTCCCCGAGCTGGAGGCGCGGCTGGCCCGGGCCCTGGAGATGGCTCGCGCGGCCTGGCCCGGGGTAGAGCTCGACGGCCCGCGCTTCGCCGCGCACCTGGGCCGCCACCTCTCGCCCGACAGCTCCCCCGAGGCCCTGGAGCAGCTCCACCTCGGAGATCTCTACCTCGCCTGTGCCTGCACCGAGGGAGTGCCGTCGGCGCTCACCGCCTTCGAGTCCCGCTTCCTCCCGGAGGTAGGCGTGGCGGTGGCCCGCCTGAGGCTCCCCGCGGCCACGGTGGACGACGTGCGGCAGCAGCTCCGCCAGAAGATGCTCGTCTCCACTCCGGACATGCCGGCGAAGCTGGCGACCTATGCCGGGACGGGCACGCTCTCCGGCTGGGTGCGCGCCGCCGCGCTCTGGCTCGCCCTGGACATGCAGCGCCGCCAGTCGGGCGAGTCCCAGTCGGACGACTCCGCCCTCCCGCTCCTCGTCGAGCCCGGGGATGACCCTGAGCTCGCCTACCTGAAGACGACCTACCGCGCCGAGTTCAACGCCGCCTTCGCCCAGGCCCTCACCGCGCTCGCTCCGCGCCAGCGCAACGTGCTGCGCCTCAAGTACCTGGATGGCCTGCGCATCGAGCAGCTCGGTGCCCTATATGGCGTGCACCGCGCCACCGCGGCCCGCTGGGTCGTGTCCGCTCAGGAAGCCCTCCTCGAGGAGACGCGCCGGCTGCTCACCGAGCGCCTGCGCCTCACCCACACGCAGCTCGACAGCGTGCTGCGCCTCATCTCCAGCCAGCTCGACGTGAACCTCAGTCGGCTGCTGCGCTCCCGCCTCGACTGA
- a CDS encoding radical SAM protein gives MNLKQLSLPELEQALAPLAPTPTAIRKVFAAVFAHGAQTVEQVCQAPQVPKRVAEHLRAHAELPRLEVVERRKAEDGFVKYLFASPLGGRVEAVRIPIFDEKYIVCVSSQVGCALACDFCMTGKLGFQRNLRTWEILDQVLQVRAEADRPVRGVVFMGMGEPLINYAETLRAAQILSHPAGFSISGTSITFSTAGMVPAIRRYTREGHPYRLAFSVTSAIPEKRAKVLPIEKAHPLPELVEAIREYTQVRRERAMIAYVAISGFNLGLEDALALKDTFEGIPIKVDLIDVTDPTGKYLPPTAEELKAFRDHLQVLKSPIARRYSGGKDIGAACGTLEASQYGGQVLTAPAPNVEQPS, from the coding sequence GTGAACCTGAAACAACTGTCGCTCCCGGAGCTGGAGCAGGCGCTGGCGCCGCTGGCTCCCACGCCCACGGCGATCCGCAAGGTGTTCGCCGCCGTCTTCGCGCATGGCGCGCAGACGGTGGAGCAGGTGTGCCAGGCGCCGCAGGTGCCCAAGCGGGTGGCCGAGCACCTGAGAGCCCACGCCGAGCTGCCGCGCCTGGAGGTGGTGGAGCGGCGGAAGGCGGAGGACGGGTTCGTGAAGTACCTGTTCGCCTCGCCCCTGGGGGGCCGGGTGGAGGCGGTGCGGATTCCGATCTTCGACGAGAAGTACATCGTCTGCGTGTCCAGCCAGGTGGGCTGCGCGCTGGCGTGTGACTTCTGCATGACGGGGAAGCTGGGGTTCCAGCGCAACCTGCGGACGTGGGAGATCCTGGATCAGGTGCTGCAGGTGCGCGCGGAGGCGGACCGGCCCGTGCGCGGCGTGGTGTTCATGGGGATGGGGGAGCCGCTGATCAACTACGCGGAGACGCTGCGGGCGGCGCAGATACTGTCGCACCCGGCGGGGTTCTCCATCTCGGGGACGTCTATCACCTTCTCCACGGCGGGGATGGTGCCGGCCATCCGGCGCTACACGCGAGAGGGCCACCCGTACCGGCTGGCGTTCTCGGTGACGAGCGCGATTCCGGAGAAGCGGGCGAAGGTGCTGCCCATCGAGAAGGCGCACCCGCTGCCGGAGCTGGTGGAGGCGATTCGCGAGTACACGCAGGTGCGGCGCGAGCGGGCGATGATCGCGTACGTGGCGATCTCGGGGTTCAACCTGGGGCTCGAGGACGCGCTGGCGCTGAAGGACACGTTCGAGGGGATCCCCATCAAGGTGGATCTGATCGACGTGACGGATCCGACGGGGAAGTACCTGCCGCCGACGGCGGAGGAGCTGAAGGCGTTTCGGGACCACCTGCAGGTGCTGAAGTCGCCGATTGCGCGGCGGTACTCGGGAGGCAAGGACATCGGCGCGGCGTGCGGCACGCTGGAGGCGAGCCAGTACGGCGGCCAGGTGCTGACGGCGCCGGCTCCCAACGTGGAGCAGCCTTCCTGA